Proteins from a genomic interval of Lolium perenne isolate Kyuss_39 chromosome 1, Kyuss_2.0, whole genome shotgun sequence:
- the LOC139835046 gene encoding uncharacterized protein isoform X3 → MDPPPTRRTIHQSPPSMLVDGTLPAAAAMEARASTGPREQGDADAAGARVHPLRLPRRPRKLELRRPSPHKLMTLLASRTANASSFSKTSVSLLGTSEGPAVPLILKQTPFKQPCNGFVHVTTWNHLISILLVCILLVEDGWWPMETPLSPRKSTMCVQQLKQTCLLLLLLPSPDKGIQVSVKSSANSLSTSPSSCLDSGYTAPQRCLQIPSGELQSTTHSARLLVVGKSYLRSPCQPVVVFILSCSDAICSFLLLLITIFECCFPSGMQLVVICSYCLLFVL, encoded by the exons ATGGATCCACCTCCAACTCGGCGGACCATACACCAGTCGCCGCCCTCGATGCTCGTCGACGGCACTCTCCCCGCGGCCGCCGCCATGGAGGCCAGGGCTTCGACCGGCCCAAGGGAACAAGGGGACGCCGACGCGGCCGGCGCACGCGTCCACCCCCTTCGACTACCTCGCCGTCCGCGGAAACTAGAGCTCCGGCGACCATCTCCACACAAGCTGATG ACACTGCTTGCATCAAGGACTGCAAATGCTTCCAGTTTCTCCAAAACATCAGTGTCGTTGCTGGGAACCTCTGAAGGACCTGCAGTACCATTGATTCTG AAACAGACACCATTCAAGCAGCCCTGCAATGGGTTCGTTCATGTCACTACTTGGAATCATCTAATTTCCATCCTTCTTGTCTGTATCCTTCTCGTGGAGGACGGGTGGTGGCCCATGGAGACGCCGTTGAGCCCCCGCAAAAG CACCATGTGTGTTCAGCAACTTAAACAAACATgtttgttgctgctgctgctgccaagCCCCGACAAGGGCATCCAGGTCTCAGTCAAGAGCAGCGCCAACTCATTGAGTACCTCGCCCAGTTCTTGCCTCGACTCCGGGTACACTGCGCCGCAACGTTGCCTCCAAATACCCTCTGGTGAGCTCCAGTCCACTACCCACTCTGCTCGCCTACTCGTGGTTGGTAAGAGTTACTTGCGTTCTCCGTGTCAGCCGGTTGTCGTGTTCATTCTCTCGTGCAGCGATGCCATCTGCAGCTTCCTCTTACTGCTTATTACCATTTTTGAGTGTTGTTTTCCCAGCGGGATGCAGTTGGTCGTGATCTGCTCCTattgcttgttattcgttctgtaA
- the LOC139835046 gene encoding uncharacterized protein isoform X6: MDPPPTRRTIHQSPPSMLVDGTLPAAAAMEARASTGPREQGDADAAGARVHPLRLPRRPRKLELRRPSPHKLMPDDHDSFCTTSTFFCSDKAVLIKTLLASRTANASSFSKTSVSLLGTSEGPAVPLILKQTPFKQPCNGFVHVTTWNHLISILLVCILLVEDGWWPMETPLSPRKSTMCVQQLKQTCLLLLLLPSPDKGIQVSVKSSANSLSTSPSSCLDSGYTAPQRCLQIPSGP, translated from the exons ATGGATCCACCTCCAACTCGGCGGACCATACACCAGTCGCCGCCCTCGATGCTCGTCGACGGCACTCTCCCCGCGGCCGCCGCCATGGAGGCCAGGGCTTCGACCGGCCCAAGGGAACAAGGGGACGCCGACGCGGCCGGCGCACGCGTCCACCCCCTTCGACTACCTCGCCGTCCGCGGAAACTAGAGCTCCGGCGACCATCTCCACACAAGCTGATG CCGGACGACCACGACTCCTTCTGCACCACCAGCACATTCTTCTGCTCCGACAAGGCCGTCCTCATCAAG ACACTGCTTGCATCAAGGACTGCAAATGCTTCCAGTTTCTCCAAAACATCAGTGTCGTTGCTGGGAACCTCTGAAGGACCTGCAGTACCATTGATTCTG AAACAGACACCATTCAAGCAGCCCTGCAATGGGTTCGTTCATGTCACTACTTGGAATCATCTAATTTCCATCCTTCTTGTCTGTATCCTTCTCGTGGAGGACGGGTGGTGGCCCATGGAGACGCCGTTGAGCCCCCGCAAAAG CACCATGTGTGTTCAGCAACTTAAACAAACATgtttgttgctgctgctgctgccaagCCCCGACAAGGGCATCCAGGTCTCAGTCAAGAGCAGCGCCAACTCATTGAGTACCTCGCCCAGTTCTTGCCTCGACTCCGGGTACACTGCGCCGCAACGTTGCCTCCAAATACCCTCTG
- the LOC139835046 gene encoding uncharacterized protein isoform X7: MDPPPTRRTIHQSPPSMLVDGTLPAAAAMEARASTGPREQGDADAAGARVHPLRLPRRPRKLELRRPSPHKLMPDDHDSFCTTSTFFCSDKAVLIKTLLASRTANASSFSKTSVSLLGTSEGPAVPLILKQTPFKQPCNGFVHVTTWNHLISILLVCILLVEDGWWPMETPLSPRKSNLNKHVCCCCCCQAPTRASRSQSRAAPTH; encoded by the exons ATGGATCCACCTCCAACTCGGCGGACCATACACCAGTCGCCGCCCTCGATGCTCGTCGACGGCACTCTCCCCGCGGCCGCCGCCATGGAGGCCAGGGCTTCGACCGGCCCAAGGGAACAAGGGGACGCCGACGCGGCCGGCGCACGCGTCCACCCCCTTCGACTACCTCGCCGTCCGCGGAAACTAGAGCTCCGGCGACCATCTCCACACAAGCTGATG CCGGACGACCACGACTCCTTCTGCACCACCAGCACATTCTTCTGCTCCGACAAGGCCGTCCTCATCAAG ACACTGCTTGCATCAAGGACTGCAAATGCTTCCAGTTTCTCCAAAACATCAGTGTCGTTGCTGGGAACCTCTGAAGGACCTGCAGTACCATTGATTCTG AAACAGACACCATTCAAGCAGCCCTGCAATGGGTTCGTTCATGTCACTACTTGGAATCATCTAATTTCCATCCTTCTTGTCTGTATCCTTCTCGTGGAGGACGGGTGGTGGCCCATGGAGACGCCGTTGAGCCCCCGCAAAAG CAACTTAAACAAACATgtttgttgctgctgctgctgccaagCCCCGACAAGGGCATCCAGGTCTCAGTCAAGAGCAGCGCCAACTCATTGA
- the LOC139835046 gene encoding uncharacterized protein isoform X4, giving the protein MDPPPTRRTIHQSPPSMLVDGTLPAAAAMEARASTGPREQGDADAAGARVHPLRLPRRPRKLELRRPSPHKLMTLLASRTANASSFSKTSVSLLGTSEGPAVPLILTPFKQPCNGFVHVTTWNHLISILLVCILLVEDGWWPMETPLSPRKSTMCVQQLKQTCLLLLLLPSPDKGIQVSVKSSANSLSTSPSSCLDSGYTAPQRCLQIPSGELQSTTHSARLLVVGKSYLRSPCQPVVVFILSCSDAICSFLLLLITIFECCFPSGMQLVVICSYCLLFVL; this is encoded by the exons ATGGATCCACCTCCAACTCGGCGGACCATACACCAGTCGCCGCCCTCGATGCTCGTCGACGGCACTCTCCCCGCGGCCGCCGCCATGGAGGCCAGGGCTTCGACCGGCCCAAGGGAACAAGGGGACGCCGACGCGGCCGGCGCACGCGTCCACCCCCTTCGACTACCTCGCCGTCCGCGGAAACTAGAGCTCCGGCGACCATCTCCACACAAGCTGATG ACACTGCTTGCATCAAGGACTGCAAATGCTTCCAGTTTCTCCAAAACATCAGTGTCGTTGCTGGGAACCTCTGAAGGACCTGCAGTACCATTGATTCTG ACACCATTCAAGCAGCCCTGCAATGGGTTCGTTCATGTCACTACTTGGAATCATCTAATTTCCATCCTTCTTGTCTGTATCCTTCTCGTGGAGGACGGGTGGTGGCCCATGGAGACGCCGTTGAGCCCCCGCAAAAG CACCATGTGTGTTCAGCAACTTAAACAAACATgtttgttgctgctgctgctgccaagCCCCGACAAGGGCATCCAGGTCTCAGTCAAGAGCAGCGCCAACTCATTGAGTACCTCGCCCAGTTCTTGCCTCGACTCCGGGTACACTGCGCCGCAACGTTGCCTCCAAATACCCTCTGGTGAGCTCCAGTCCACTACCCACTCTGCTCGCCTACTCGTGGTTGGTAAGAGTTACTTGCGTTCTCCGTGTCAGCCGGTTGTCGTGTTCATTCTCTCGTGCAGCGATGCCATCTGCAGCTTCCTCTTACTGCTTATTACCATTTTTGAGTGTTGTTTTCCCAGCGGGATGCAGTTGGTCGTGATCTGCTCCTattgcttgttattcgttctgtaA
- the LOC139835046 gene encoding uncharacterized protein isoform X5: MDPPPTRRTIHQSPPSMLVDGTLPAAAAMEARASTGPREQGDADAAGARVHPLRLPRRPRKLELRRPSPHKLMPDDHDSFCTTSTFFCSDKAVLIKTLLASRTANASSFSKTSVSLLGTSEGPAVPLILKQTPFKQPCNGFVHVTTWNHLISILLVCILLVEDGWWPMETPLSPRKSTMCVQQLKQTCLLLLLLPSPDKGIQVSVKSSANSLSTSPSSCLDSGYTAPQRCLQIPSGELQSTTHSARLLVVGP, encoded by the exons ATGGATCCACCTCCAACTCGGCGGACCATACACCAGTCGCCGCCCTCGATGCTCGTCGACGGCACTCTCCCCGCGGCCGCCGCCATGGAGGCCAGGGCTTCGACCGGCCCAAGGGAACAAGGGGACGCCGACGCGGCCGGCGCACGCGTCCACCCCCTTCGACTACCTCGCCGTCCGCGGAAACTAGAGCTCCGGCGACCATCTCCACACAAGCTGATG CCGGACGACCACGACTCCTTCTGCACCACCAGCACATTCTTCTGCTCCGACAAGGCCGTCCTCATCAAG ACACTGCTTGCATCAAGGACTGCAAATGCTTCCAGTTTCTCCAAAACATCAGTGTCGTTGCTGGGAACCTCTGAAGGACCTGCAGTACCATTGATTCTG AAACAGACACCATTCAAGCAGCCCTGCAATGGGTTCGTTCATGTCACTACTTGGAATCATCTAATTTCCATCCTTCTTGTCTGTATCCTTCTCGTGGAGGACGGGTGGTGGCCCATGGAGACGCCGTTGAGCCCCCGCAAAAG CACCATGTGTGTTCAGCAACTTAAACAAACATgtttgttgctgctgctgctgccaagCCCCGACAAGGGCATCCAGGTCTCAGTCAAGAGCAGCGCCAACTCATTGAGTACCTCGCCCAGTTCTTGCCTCGACTCCGGGTACACTGCGCCGCAACGTTGCCTCCAAATACCCTCTGGTGAGCTCCAGTCCACTACCCACTCTGCTCGCCTACTCGTGGTTG
- the LOC139835045 gene encoding uncharacterized protein encodes MEVEAFPIGFTKGIRSHWRRRKYQRLENGEGRSTRGNTQRLGGGARRGSGGWRVRLRGLLLRRVRVVRAVVSIPGRLLCRMRDAYVGGMLTVARKAAVTAMPSDGMWTKRVPRRKHQKLLLPGAAAAQQGASEFEKRLVMEIYKSIVASKELTTMLHSTAATASSST; translated from the coding sequence ATGGAGGTTGAGGCGTTTCCTATAGGGTTCACCAAGGGCATCCGCTCCCACTGGCGCCGCCGCAAGTACCAGCGCCTCGAGAACGGCGAAGGCAGGTCGACCAGAGGCAACACCCAGCGCCTCGGCGGTGGCGCGCGGCGAGGCAGCGGCGGGTGGCGCGTTCGTCTGCGGGGGCTGCTCCTCCGCCGCGTGCGCGTTGTCCGCGCAGTCGTCTCCATTCCCGGGCGGCTACTGTGCCGGATGCGGGACGCGTACGTGGGCGGCATGCTGACGGTGGCCAGGAAGGCGGCGGTCACGGCGATGCCTAGCGACGGGATGTGGACCAAGCGGGTACCAAGGCGGAAGCACCAGAAGCTGCTGCTccccggggcggcggcggcgcaacaGGGCGCGTCGGAGTTCGAGAAGCGGCTGGTGATGGAGATATACAAGTCCATCGTCGCCTCCAAGGAGCTCACCACCATGCTCCACTCCACCGCCGCAACCGCGTCGTCATCAACCTAG
- the LOC139835046 gene encoding uncharacterized protein isoform X2 has protein sequence MDPPPTRRTIHQSPPSMLVDGTLPAAAAMEARASTGPREQGDADAAGARVHPLRLPRRPRKLELRRPSPHKLMPDDHDSFCTTSTFFCSDKAVLIKTLLASRTANASSFSKTSVSLLGTSEGPAVPLILTPFKQPCNGFVHVTTWNHLISILLVCILLVEDGWWPMETPLSPRKSTMCVQQLKQTCLLLLLLPSPDKGIQVSVKSSANSLSTSPSSCLDSGYTAPQRCLQIPSGELQSTTHSARLLVVGKSYLRSPCQPVVVFILSCSDAICSFLLLLITIFECCFPSGMQLVVICSYCLLFVL, from the exons ATGGATCCACCTCCAACTCGGCGGACCATACACCAGTCGCCGCCCTCGATGCTCGTCGACGGCACTCTCCCCGCGGCCGCCGCCATGGAGGCCAGGGCTTCGACCGGCCCAAGGGAACAAGGGGACGCCGACGCGGCCGGCGCACGCGTCCACCCCCTTCGACTACCTCGCCGTCCGCGGAAACTAGAGCTCCGGCGACCATCTCCACACAAGCTGATG CCGGACGACCACGACTCCTTCTGCACCACCAGCACATTCTTCTGCTCCGACAAGGCCGTCCTCATCAAG ACACTGCTTGCATCAAGGACTGCAAATGCTTCCAGTTTCTCCAAAACATCAGTGTCGTTGCTGGGAACCTCTGAAGGACCTGCAGTACCATTGATTCTG ACACCATTCAAGCAGCCCTGCAATGGGTTCGTTCATGTCACTACTTGGAATCATCTAATTTCCATCCTTCTTGTCTGTATCCTTCTCGTGGAGGACGGGTGGTGGCCCATGGAGACGCCGTTGAGCCCCCGCAAAAG CACCATGTGTGTTCAGCAACTTAAACAAACATgtttgttgctgctgctgctgccaagCCCCGACAAGGGCATCCAGGTCTCAGTCAAGAGCAGCGCCAACTCATTGAGTACCTCGCCCAGTTCTTGCCTCGACTCCGGGTACACTGCGCCGCAACGTTGCCTCCAAATACCCTCTGGTGAGCTCCAGTCCACTACCCACTCTGCTCGCCTACTCGTGGTTGGTAAGAGTTACTTGCGTTCTCCGTGTCAGCCGGTTGTCGTGTTCATTCTCTCGTGCAGCGATGCCATCTGCAGCTTCCTCTTACTGCTTATTACCATTTTTGAGTGTTGTTTTCCCAGCGGGATGCAGTTGGTCGTGATCTGCTCCTattgcttgttattcgttctgtaA
- the LOC139835046 gene encoding uncharacterized protein isoform X1, producing MDPPPTRRTIHQSPPSMLVDGTLPAAAAMEARASTGPREQGDADAAGARVHPLRLPRRPRKLELRRPSPHKLMPDDHDSFCTTSTFFCSDKAVLIKTLLASRTANASSFSKTSVSLLGTSEGPAVPLILKQTPFKQPCNGFVHVTTWNHLISILLVCILLVEDGWWPMETPLSPRKSTMCVQQLKQTCLLLLLLPSPDKGIQVSVKSSANSLSTSPSSCLDSGYTAPQRCLQIPSGELQSTTHSARLLVVGKSYLRSPCQPVVVFILSCSDAICSFLLLLITIFECCFPSGMQLVVICSYCLLFVL from the exons ATGGATCCACCTCCAACTCGGCGGACCATACACCAGTCGCCGCCCTCGATGCTCGTCGACGGCACTCTCCCCGCGGCCGCCGCCATGGAGGCCAGGGCTTCGACCGGCCCAAGGGAACAAGGGGACGCCGACGCGGCCGGCGCACGCGTCCACCCCCTTCGACTACCTCGCCGTCCGCGGAAACTAGAGCTCCGGCGACCATCTCCACACAAGCTGATG CCGGACGACCACGACTCCTTCTGCACCACCAGCACATTCTTCTGCTCCGACAAGGCCGTCCTCATCAAG ACACTGCTTGCATCAAGGACTGCAAATGCTTCCAGTTTCTCCAAAACATCAGTGTCGTTGCTGGGAACCTCTGAAGGACCTGCAGTACCATTGATTCTG AAACAGACACCATTCAAGCAGCCCTGCAATGGGTTCGTTCATGTCACTACTTGGAATCATCTAATTTCCATCCTTCTTGTCTGTATCCTTCTCGTGGAGGACGGGTGGTGGCCCATGGAGACGCCGTTGAGCCCCCGCAAAAG CACCATGTGTGTTCAGCAACTTAAACAAACATgtttgttgctgctgctgctgccaagCCCCGACAAGGGCATCCAGGTCTCAGTCAAGAGCAGCGCCAACTCATTGAGTACCTCGCCCAGTTCTTGCCTCGACTCCGGGTACACTGCGCCGCAACGTTGCCTCCAAATACCCTCTGGTGAGCTCCAGTCCACTACCCACTCTGCTCGCCTACTCGTGGTTGGTAAGAGTTACTTGCGTTCTCCGTGTCAGCCGGTTGTCGTGTTCATTCTCTCGTGCAGCGATGCCATCTGCAGCTTCCTCTTACTGCTTATTACCATTTTTGAGTGTTGTTTTCCCAGCGGGATGCAGTTGGTCGTGATCTGCTCCTattgcttgttattcgttctgtaA